GATTCCAACTGTCGGATTCTCTCTCCCCTCCCTTTGTTGCCACTGAATCCATTGTGCCCTCAGCCCCTTCCTCACTAATGTCGTTGGAAGCATCAAGGACCTGTTGGTCACCGGAAGAAACTACTGTCGACAGAACCCTTTCAAAACATGTCCTCTTGCCGGCCAATGAGCATCATGGCAACACCAAACCATTGCCCTTCACGCCTGTTCTCTGCAACTACAGCGGGACCTCTGGTGAACTGGCCGACAAGCACCCTCCTTGATGTATGCCAAGAAACAGTCCCTTGCGATCATTAGCACAAACCTCGCTACTGCCGGCTGATTTGTAACGAAGGGCACTCCTCGTTGTTCACCTTATCGCTGCTTGTCCCCTTTGGTCCCCAGCTCTCAAACCATCAGCTAATATTGCTCGCCTCCATGTCAAGCCAAGTCCTCCGATCAGCGGCTAATGAGTTATGTGGAAAGGGCAGAAGAATTTGAATTAATGCAGAAACCGAACTCACAGTGTCGTGGCCAAACTGAATTCACGCTTTGAGGTTGTCATGTCAACTCTGGTTCGAATTTGAATTGCTATGTCAGCTCTGAATTTGAATTTGACAGCAACGTGAATTCGAATTTGAGGCGCCGTGTTAACTCAAAATTCAAATGTGAAGTGACGTGCCAGCTGTGGATGAATTCAAATTTGAATTACTGTGCCGAATTTgaatgaatttgaattttgaaggtGGCTTGCAACGTTGAATCAGGTGGTGGTCCATGGTCGTTCTTAGTTGGTGGAGTGATTTGTCTGGTTAATTCTGTTAACGAACGAGACCTCAGCCTGCTAACTAGCTACGCGGATGCATCCTTTCGCGGCTAGCTTCTTAGAGGGACTATGGTCGTGTAGGTCACGGAAGTTTGAGGCAATAACAGGTCTATGATGCCCTTAGATGTTCTGGGTCGCACACACGCTACACTGATGTATTCAACGAGTTTGTTGCCTTGGCCGACAGGCTTGGGTAACGAAGACTCCTCGTGATCATGCATGTCATAGAGAGCGTTAGTGACCGGGCCAGGAAAGGGGACTTCGACATTggtcctccaacgctcaagtcagtatatGGGAGGCAATGAACAGTAGTATAAATAGTGGAAATTGTGTAGTCTAGTGTAATGCGAGTATACATGCGCCTGTAGATAGAAACCTCATTTTATAATGTTACTATTTGTTTGTGCACGAACCTTAAAGTATTTTCCTAAAAGAATAAATCATAAAAATGCTCCGACACTTTTTATAAAATGGATTCGCAATTTATGTGTTTAGTAGAGAGGAAACTTCTAATGTACAGCTGACATGTAAAATATTCTTTATCCTCCATGGTACAAGACGTCAAAAAAGATTGTGAGGCTATTGAGTTAAGGGACCCACAGTATGTTTACAGGGCAAGTCGGTCGAGCTCCATCTATGACTCGATCGACAATCCCTCTAGCTGATTGAACTTATAGAGTGTTGTTGGAAACTCGACCCTCAATCGACCTATCTACTTAGCGACAGAGTTTGATCGGATCGGGCGTCCAGTCGATCGGACTGCAGTTCCGATCGATTGGACCACTTGATCAAGCTAGCTAATTGTACTATATTAAAGAAATCCTAGAGCTATTCATCCATAATCAGAGGCTTGACATTTGATTAACTCAATGGTCTAATCGACTAACCTCTTGGCCCAATGGTTCGATCGATCCATTGGTCCTGTCGGATAACCTCTTGGCTGTGAAGTTTGATTGTGCTGGCTTCAAGGATTGATGTTTTTTTGACTTTGACCGCCACATCAACCGACTTCCTAGACTTTGACTTAACTTGGGGGTCCACATTAATTATTATATCATAAGtcttccccttaagtctagtcgaaaaaAATTGCAAGTCCAACTAATTCGACTCTAATGTTATTTGTGCTTATTGTTCTCCGATCGAACATCCATTTGCCTTGAACGGATATTACACTTAGCCGCCAATGTTTCTAAACCCTCTATTTTCTTATCGGATGATCATACTTTGTTTCATCGTCCGGCTTAAGCTGATGAAATACTTAGCAACTGTTGCTTCAGGCGTCTTTTGTCTCCTGCCAGGACATTCATTTGTTGAACCATCGATTGGCTCAAGCCGACATCATCCTTATTTATTTCTTGGAAACAGAgcaaaatatttattattaatgtAGAACATGATAAACACGACTTTTTAACCATTAACCTACTTATTGCCTTCCATTCCTCCTTAATGAGGCCCATATAGAAAAATATCCGATATGACAGACGATTATTTCGATTTTAATGTGACAGCAGTATGTTCGAATTTGATGATCCAGATTAAAGGCTGATTGAGGTGCCGAAGTGAGGCAATAAATTAGCTTGTTTTTGGTACAGAGAAGCTACCTAAGGATTTCAAGCTTGTGCCATTTTAAATCCAAAAATGGAGTGTACAGGGCAAAtttgaaatttatgttattttgaaaacaagatggttattattatttttttattattctcaATGTAGTAGGTCATGAGTTTCCGTTCcggaaataattttttataaaatgcaAAGTAAAATTACCTACATagtctgatttttttttcaaacttattaTTCagggtattttattttatttctgaccaattcaaacaaaataaataagaATCAAACACATTCACAAATCATCACACAAAATGAAGAACTTGCACATAAATCACAAGACACACATTTCACATACAAAATCTGCTCGCGCAgcaatttctttcttctttttttgttttccttttccccttcccAAATTCAGAATGCAAACTTAGGCAACACCAATGGAGAGAAACATAGGCCAAATTTTGTCACGAATTGTTTCTATTGTATATATACAATTAATCATAGGATGAATTTAGATCAGGGTCAAACTAATGCTAAAGTAGAGCTTTTCGATCATTCGATGTAACAAACAATTCAGAACTCACTTTTCGACATAGCGAACTGGATGTGTTGGTTATATCTTTTGTGTAGACCAAGCAAAGTGATGTGCTTTACCATTTGGTTTCATCCCGAGGTTCACAATTGTCCAAGTTGTCTAATGTCTTCTTCCTCCCGGAGAATGGAACTGTATGTTTGACACATTAATGATCTGACCTGCCATTTCTGCTAGCATAAAGCAAGGCTTCGAACTGAGCCCTCTCGCCATATTTTCGGGGTTTGGCTCGGTCATGGCGGGCTCTGCGTACAGCCTGCTGGATTTGTCGCTCGTGTTCTTTGAGAATTTCGTCAATGTTTCCCCTTGGAGGCATCAAAGGTCCAGAGTAATGGATACGGTTCTTCCTAGTGCCGTGGCCCTGAATAACATGTGGCAACATAAATTGTGAGGGTATAAATATGTCGGTTTACGAGATTAAGCAGAACCTACAATCTGAAGGATAGGATAAGATGCATAAACATAGATCCTATGACAGTATTACAAGAGTTCAGATTCAATTTTTAAGCATATAACAGAGCGATCAAACCAATTATCTACCTTAATTTCCATCTTCTCTATGTTTTCCTACCTCCACTTTTGCAATATAAGCTAAGACAATGGATTTCTATATGATCGTTACCTAGCAGTAGGAGTATGTTAAACCGTTGGTTTCGTTGgagaagcaaaatgataaaagaacaaaactaattaaaaatcaTGCATTGCGCGTTTTCTATGGCAAAGGTGTTTCGATAAAATGTGTCATTTGGCCAAATCGCAAGATTCTACGAGCACTTACAGCTGCTTGTTCCTCTTCTCCAGTTTTCTCATCCTTCTTGCGGGAAGAAGAAGGGGCATCCAGCAAGTGGTGAGTCCATTCTGGCTTCTCCGATGAATCAGATTCAAGTTGATTGTATTTGGAGGCCGATTGATTTTCCGGCAAATGTGTGTGCTTAGCACTCTGCCTACGGTCCAACTTTGCAGTATGGCTTCTCGCAACCACTAGCCCTGTCGTGAGAGCAGTTCCCCCACCCTGAGGAATGTACGATGCATGTGTTTTTATTTCCGGGCCAGTGGGCACTCCAGTAGTAGATAATCGACCAGAGTGCATCGAAGGGCCACCATGAGGGAAACCATTCTGAGCTGTTCCTCTCGGATGGTCTACCCAGAAACCTGCCAGTGCATCATCTTTCGGTTTGTACTTGTCATTGCTTGTTCTAAGACTTCCATGCAATTTCTGTAATTGCAGTGAAAAATAATATTGCTTTAGTTATGGAGTTCCATTTTTGTTGTACATTGAAACAAGCTGAAGATTTGTTAATAGTTTATTTAGTGAATATACCTGTGACTCGATGTTGCTATCATGCACAGGTATGCCTTTCCTACTTCCATACTCTTTGATGGCGGCTTCCCTCTGCCTGCTAACAAAAAGGTTGCTCTTTTAGTTATATGGTGAATTTCAAGGCATGTCGATATCTTAAACCAAAGACAGTTTCAGTTTAAATGGCTTCTAATTATAGCTAGCGAATATGTAAGGAGTGGACTTTTGCGAAGTGTGCTTGAGCATATAGTAAAGCACCTTCTAGCTTCCTCGTTCCGAAGTTTGGCATCATATTCCTTGCTTGGAGGATACTTTGGCAAACTTGAAGGGTCACAAGCAAAAGGCATTGTGGTGAAGAACTGATAAGAAGtaacaattaaatattaaaaacggAGATATGGAACTAATGTAACATTCAATGGGAAAAATTAATGTCCCCAAACATCTTGACAATCATTTTATGGCACCACAGTTGCAGTTATATATTAACTTTTGGAGTCGAAAGGGAATATGCCTAAACAAAGGCCAAAACAAAAGATCCACTATGCAACATAATCGCACATACAAGTTTCCATGCCTTCTTTTGTGCAGGATAAGTTCAAACAATGGCAAATGTTAGCCTGTAGTAAGGCATCTTGAGGAACAAATGGAAgaatttagaaatagaatttaGCATGAACCAGTGAATTAGTGATCATCACAAGCAATTAGTAAACCAATAGAACGATAAATGATGCCAAAAGAATTATTTGTTTAACTTGTTGAAATGATGCTGGCCTAAGGAATTAGCCAAACCAAAGGAAAGGGAAAATATTTACTTGGCTCTTGAGGGCAGAAGTTGCTGTTCCACGGAATCTTGGATCTACTGAAAGTAGACAATCAAGAAGAGCTAAAGCTGAAGGAGAAAAATCCTTAAATGTCTCCCTGATGCGGCGTGGATAGGGTTGTTGGGGTTTAAAGGACGTAGCGTGGGGCAACTTTGATGTTCTCCAGAATTCCTCTGCAGGCGAGCCACATAACTTGAATATCTTATGCAGTTGCTCCACCTAAAAATCAGGGGATACTTGTCAATAAGATTGATGTGCAAATACAAGTTGTACATAGCAAAAGAAAACTGGAAAGAGAATGACATAAGAAATCGAACAAACTGCTAAGCAGAAAAATATGGAATTAGAACTCCGATTAAAACTAGCTTTGTAATACTCATTATAAAATGCTTGCAATGAGTACACTAAGAAGCTTTTGTACACGTTgcatattctatttcttttactAATCAAGTGAATGCAATAAATAATAGAGTTTGCTAGATGTTATTTTGTTGCGTGTATGATAATGCAGATTGAATGAAGTGTAAGTCAGCATCTGCTTAAAGGTTTGAGAATCACTAATATAGTCCAATCCACAGCAAAATATCAAAATTTCACTTGGAAGTTCCATTGCAGAAGTTGGTAATTGCCCCACAaacatttttcttcttctttttccttcttttggTCACAGACCATGAGTTGAAAGCGTGTTCTCAACCATCAATTCAACATCGACAAGATGCCAAAACTTCTTATATTTGGTTTAATAATGTAATAACATataataaacataaagtattagtcAGTTAGTAACCAggattttcttttcaattttttatatttgacataATTTATTCAGATTTAGCAAGAGGATCAAAAGACAAATGTAATATTTACTGATTTAGCCAGAGGTCAGAACAATTAACCAAAAACTGGTAACTATAAAAGCTTGTGAAGTTAATCTGAGCCAAATCAAATATTAACTGAAAATAACGTCACAAAGGATGTCAATTAACAAAGAGAATCAGTATAGAATTATCATAGAGCATAGAGTTGGCCTTATGTGTGATCTGTTCTTTCTTCTGACACATTTTCCTCTTCTTGGAACAACCCACTTAAACTCTATTTAATAGCAATAGTCCCTCTCCATACATCTCACTGTGCTACGGGTGATGTTTACTTAACCATGTAGTTCTATGCTAGATATCAAAATTAGATATGATAATTTCCAATTTTTCAACTCACCATAGTCCATTCTAGATGTTTTTGAATCAAACCCTTCATAGTTTGATCCCTTTTTTCCAGATGCAATCATGAAATGTAAGTGCATGCCTAGTTTAAAAGACGAGGTGCTACCTCTGTTCTTCCTGGCATAATCGGTCTCCCAGAAAGCAATTCCGCAAGAATACAACCAGTACTCCACATATCGACAGCAACACCATACTCTGTGGCGCCCAGTAAGAGCTCGGGAGGACGATACCACAATGTTACTACTCGGCTAGTCAAGTGCTGCTTCTGACCAGGATTATATAAAGTAGCCAGTCCAAAATCTGCTATTTTTAAGATCCCATTATTGTCGATCAAAAGATTTGAACCTTTGATGTCCCGGTGCAACACACCACGGTTATGGCAATGCTCGAGACCAAAAAGTAGCTGCTGCACATAGCATTTGACCTGGATGTAGTTTTCCATAATGAGTATACTCCCAAAATAAAAACAGGATCGGTAAAAttacatggtaagaaattatGTGTGGAGGAAAATACCTGAGGTTCAGTAAACTTGATGCCAGGTGTCCCCAGAAGTCCTGCAAAATCATGCTCCATATATTCAAAAACAAGATATAAGCTGGATGATATTTTCGAGGTAATTAAAGCTTCAAGCTTCACGACATTGGGGTGATCAAGTTTACGTAAAATGTGTATTTCCCTTGCCATAAACCGTACACTTTCTGGATCCATATTAGCAAAACGAACTTTTTTAAGTGCAACAGTTTTGCCAGTTTCAAGATCACGGGCTTTGTACACAGTACTATAAGTTCCCTGCCCAATCTGCaggaatgataaagattatcagCAGAAAACCAAAAAAACTTTTAACCATCACATATTTTGAAATGAACTCAACAGcatatatttataatttacaaTATGCAATGACATATATATCTAAACAATAATTTCCACAAGGAAATTAGACAAGACAAAATTTCACGAGCAAGTAACATCTAAAATTAACCTGTTGCTGGTAAAAGACAACAGCGTCATCATTATGATTGGTCCttaagataacaaatgaagtTTCAGAATGGAAAATCTCTAAACAACAAAATCCAGACCTATCTCTCATGCTTCTAGGTTCCAACAAGATAGTGAACAGAAACAAAAAAGTGTCAAAAAGTCATCACTTACAAACCTATGATGCATAAAAACGATCAAGATGAGCTAAAATTTCCATGCCTCCAGTTTGTTTATCAAGAAACCATGAAGTTGACTGGGAAACTGATGCATAAGCTGtataactattattttttaa
This window of the Zingiber officinale cultivar Zhangliang chromosome 3B, Zo_v1.1, whole genome shotgun sequence genome carries:
- the LOC122055758 gene encoding probable serine/threonine-protein kinase At1g54610, translated to MGCVSSKGFRGDDVPEFQRPKASRRTLSRLLSSTTEDSLNRLVSSSRRDEVGVIDVDAAASTDLSTAQLISMPQENGITSPSPFVGTGERKLLPMVERNGRVTTLSVDDGERKASPAVRSSKGAGLQRQATFDAQASMVEPSSAVVSSAMVNEHKTMIPHVPNGFKFEYAAAGWPSWLTAVAGDAVKGWLPRRADSFEKLNKIGQGTYSTVYKARDLETGKTVALKKVRFANMDPESVRFMAREIHILRKLDHPNVVKLEALITSKISSSLYLVFEYMEHDFAGLLGTPGIKFTEPQVKCYVQQLLFGLEHCHNRGVLHRDIKGSNLLIDNNGILKIADFGLATLYNPGQKQHLTSRVVTLWYRPPELLLGATEYGVAVDMWSTGCILAELLSGRPIMPGRTEVEQLHKIFKLCGSPAEEFWRTSKLPHATSFKPQQPYPRRIRETFKDFSPSALALLDCLLSVDPRFRGTATSALKSQFFTTMPFACDPSSLPKYPPSKEYDAKLRNEEARRQREAAIKEYGSRKGIPVHDSNIESQKLHGSLRTSNDKYKPKDDALAGFWVDHPRGTAQNGFPHGGPSMHSGRLSTTGVPTGPEIKTHASYIPQGGGTALTTGLVVARSHTAKLDRRQSAKHTHLPENQSASKYNQLESDSSEKPEWTHHLLDAPSSSRKKDEKTGEEEQAAGHGTRKNRIHYSGPLMPPRGNIDEILKEHERQIQQAVRRARHDRAKPRKYGERAQFEALLYASRNGRSDH